One window of Terriglobia bacterium genomic DNA carries:
- the purF gene encoding amidophosphoribosyltransferase — protein MPLLDKFREECGVVAIYGHSEASTLAYLGLHALQHRGQESAGIAASNGSNIRVHKSMGLVGDIFTAPVLAGLPGALAIGHTRYSTTGDSALLNAQPIRVDCNKGMIAVAHNGNLVNASDIRSRLEAEGSIFQTTSDTEVIVHLIAHSREQTLPDAIADALRRIDGAFSLVVISRDRIFAARDPRGFRPLSLGRIPASGTRVNDAIAFASESTAFDLLGATFERDVKPGELVVVGPEGLQLRFYAPAAPQSACIFEHVYFSRPDSIVFGRSVNQSRESLGRQLAREAPVDADIVVAVPDSGVPAAIGYAAESGLPFRVGLIRSHYVGRTFIEPEQRVRDFGVKLKLNPVRSVLVGKRVVLIDDSIVRGTTSRKIVRMIRNAGAKEVHMRISCPPTISPCYYGVDTPSKRQLIAANKSVEEIRKFIGADSLAYVSLEGLKQACGEGEQTTYCTACYTGEYPTDFVAIEDIQPAIFESERITAD, from the coding sequence ATGCCGCTTTTGGACAAATTCCGCGAAGAGTGCGGCGTGGTCGCCATCTACGGCCATTCCGAGGCCTCGACCCTCGCCTATCTCGGCCTGCACGCGCTGCAACACCGCGGCCAGGAATCCGCCGGCATCGCTGCCTCGAACGGTTCGAACATTCGCGTGCACAAATCCATGGGCCTGGTCGGCGACATCTTCACCGCGCCCGTGCTCGCCGGGCTTCCCGGCGCGCTCGCCATCGGCCACACGCGTTACTCCACTACCGGCGACTCCGCCCTGCTCAACGCGCAGCCCATCCGCGTGGACTGCAACAAGGGCATGATCGCGGTGGCGCACAACGGCAACCTGGTGAACGCCAGCGATATCCGCTCGCGCCTGGAAGCCGAAGGCTCGATTTTCCAGACCACCAGCGACACCGAGGTCATCGTGCACCTGATCGCGCACTCGCGCGAACAGACCCTGCCCGACGCCATCGCCGACGCGCTCCGCCGCATTGACGGCGCCTTTTCGCTGGTGGTTATCTCGCGCGACCGCATCTTTGCCGCTCGCGATCCGCGCGGTTTTCGTCCGCTGTCGCTGGGACGCATTCCCGCCAGCGGCACGCGCGTCAACGATGCCATCGCCTTTGCCTCCGAGAGCACCGCTTTCGACTTGCTGGGTGCGACGTTTGAGCGCGACGTCAAGCCCGGCGAGTTGGTCGTAGTCGGCCCCGAAGGGCTCCAGTTGCGCTTCTACGCCCCGGCGGCGCCGCAGTCGGCCTGCATCTTCGAGCACGTCTACTTCTCGCGCCCCGACAGCATCGTCTTCGGTCGCTCGGTGAACCAGAGCCGTGAATCGCTGGGCCGCCAACTCGCGCGTGAAGCCCCCGTGGACGCCGACATCGTGGTCGCCGTCCCTGACTCCGGCGTGCCCGCCGCCATCGGTTACGCCGCCGAAAGCGGGCTGCCCTTCCGAGTCGGCCTCATCCGCAGCCATTACGTCGGTCGCACCTTCATCGAGCCCGAGCAGCGGGTGCGCGACTTCGGCGTCAAGCTCAAGCTCAACCCGGTGCGCAGCGTGCTCGTGGGCAAGCGTGTCGTGCTGATCGACGACTCCATCGTCCGCGGCACCACCAGCCGCAAGATCGTGCGCATGATCCGCAACGCCGGCGCCAAGGAAGTCCACATGCGGATTTCCTGTCCGCCCACCATCTCGCCGTGTTACTACGGTGTGGACACGCCTTCCAAACGCCAGTTGATTGCTGCCAACAAGAGCGTAGAGGAGATTCGGAAGTTCATCGGCGCCGATTCCCTCGCCTACGTTTCACTCGAGGGCCTGAAGCAAGCCTGCGGCGAAGGCGAGCAGACCACCTATTGCACTGCTTGCTACACCGGCGAGTACCCCACCGACTTTGTCGCCATCGAAGACATCCAGCCTGCAATCTTCGAAAGCGAACGGATCACCGCGGATTAG